From Deltaproteobacteria bacterium:
GGAGTCGCTCGCGTTCACGAGCTCGGTCTTCATCACGGAGCCGCTCGCGTCGAGCACGAAGCGCAGCTGCACCTTCTGGTTCACCGGCACGTCCGAGGGAACGACCCAGCGCGCGTACATCCTCTGGCGCACCTGCTCCTGGTACTGGAGGACCTCGGGGCGCGACAGGCAATCGCTGATGTCGCCGCCCCCGGTCCCGTTGCCTCCCTCCCCGCGCAGGAAGCCTTCGCCCACGCGGGTCGAGACGTTCGCGAGCGGCGCGCCATCGGGCGAGCCGAGCACGTCGCGGTTGCTCGCGATTCCCTCGCGGACGGATGAGCCGCTGCCGATGTCGACCGCGGTTCCGGTGCCGATCGTGTCGCCGGCTGCGGCAATCTGCCGCGGGCCGACGGAAGGCCCGGCGGGGAGCGCCGCGTTTGCGGGGCCGCGAAGAGCGGGCGCGGCCGACGTGCCGAGATCCACCTTCGCGGTCTGCGCCACGGCGACGGAGTTCACGGCCGTCACACGCTCCGCGACCACGGTCGCCTGCGAGATGTTCTTCGGCGCGACCACCGCGGCGACCTGGTTCATCTCGAGCTTCTGCGCATCCAGCTGCGGCGAGGCCTGGGCGACCACCGTCGGGTTCACGATCTGCGGCGCCACGGCCTGGGCCTGGGGCGCGAAGTCCATCGAGCGCCGCTCCGCAAGCGCCTTCGGCGCGGGCGCAGGCTCGAGCGCGGGCTCGGGCACAGGCACGGGCTCCGGCGCCGGCTCCTCGCGTTTGGCGATGGGCTTCGGCTCTTCCTTGATCAGCTGCACCGGGAGGATCTCCTCGCGGATCGCGGGCGTCATCCACGCCAGCCAGAGCAGAAGGCCGAGGATCCCCGCGTGGAGCAGCGCCGAGAGCGTGCCGGATTTCAGCGTCTCGGCGCGGTGGCTCTCGCCGCCGACATGGATGCCCGGGAACGGCTCCCTGGCTACGGCCGCGCCGCCTGCGCCAGCGCGAAATGCCACACCGACCCTGCGGGCCTGAAGCGGCGTCTTTCGCGCTCGATGGCGGATGCCGAGGAGCTGGGTGCTCATGCCTTGCGCGGACCCCCTGGCTGGGTGGCAGCACCACCTCTCGAAGTGTCGCGGCCACTCACGGACTTTTTGCGACTGCCTTGCGGACTCATGCGTCGGCAGATCGGAGCCGATGCCTCATCGGTAGTCGCCTCGAATGGCTCAAACGCTGAAGCTGCCCTTCCGACGCAGCCCTGCGCGGACGCATTCGGCGGCGACGCTGGACTTTCGAATCGCGATCGCATGCTAAGGATGTTCCCACCGAGCGTCAACGCAGCCAACAGACCCTGCGATCGACCTCGCGATCGGATAGCTTGACGCGCTCGCGGAGACCAACCGCGCAATCAATCAGAGAGGGCCGACCTTGGATCCAGTAACCGAGACCGCAGTGAACGTGGCGACGCAGGCCGCCGGCGCCGGCGAGATCGCGAGCACGTTCGACACCGCGACGATTCTCCACCTGCTCTGGATCGGCCGACTCACCGTCGTTCCGCTCGCGCTGTGCTCGGTGATCGGGCTCGCCGTGATCATCCAGCAGCTGGTGCGCTACGCCGGCATCGACCGCCGCAGCCGCGACCTGACGCGCGGCGTGGTCGACGCGCTGGTCAAGCACGATCTGGTCACGGCGCGGTCGCTGTGCGAGTCGGCGAAGACGCCGCTGGCGGGAATCTTCCTGGAGGGCCTGCGCTGGCGGAACATCGCGCTCGAGGACTTGAACAGCGTGCTGGCCACCTCGCGAAGCGAGGCCATCACCGAGCTGCGCCGCGGGCTTTGGATCCTGGGCACGATCGGATCGCTCGCGCCCTTCATCGGCCTGTTCGGGACCGTCTGGGGCATCTTGAAGGCGTTCCACGACATGTCGGTGCAGGGCTCGGGCGGCTTCGCGGTCGTCGCGGCCGGAATCTCCGAAGCTCTGGTCGCGACCGCGGTCGGTCTGCTGGTCGCGATCCTGGCGCTGGCCGCGTTCAACTACCTGCAGGTGCGCGCGGGCGCGATCGCCGGGGTCTTCGCGCGCTCCTGCGAGCGGCTGATCCAGGCGCTGCTCTACGTCGAGTCGGCGAGCCCCGCGTACGCCGAGGAGAAGTCCGAGGAGGTGCGCCATGGCCGCCCGCTCCCTGCCTAGCGGAGACGATGCCGACGGCGACGGAATCGTCGCCGAGATCAACATCACCCCGCTCACGGACATCTTCCTCGTCCTGCTGATCATCTTCATGGTCACCACGAGCGTGGTCTCGAACCAGGGCAAGGAAGTCGACCTGCCCAGCTCCGCGGTGGCGTCCACGACACCCTCCGGTGTCAGCGTCACGGTCACCGCGGTGGGAGGCATCGAGGTCGACGGCGTCGAGGTCGCGGAAGCGAACCTTCCCTCGGTGCTGAAGGCCGCGCTCGACAAGGCGCGGGAGAAGATCGTGATCCTGCGCGGGGACAAGAAGGTGCTGCTCGGCCAGGCCGTGAACATCCTCGACATCGCGCAGGAGGCCGGCGCGCAGGGAATTGCGCTGGCGACCAAGCCGCCCGCGCCGGGCGAGTCGTAGAAGCGGTCTCGTCTAGGCCGAGACGAGCCCGCCGAGCCGCTCGGCCACCTCGCCGAACTCGCGCATCGTCTCGCGCAGGATCTCGGCGACCGGCCGGACGGATTCGATCCTTCCCGCCACCTGGCCCGCGAGCGCGATCGAGGCCTCCATGTCGCCGCCGAAGTAGAGCTCCAGCACGCGGCCGAGCTCGGTCAGCTCGACCTTCTCGAGGCGCTCGAGCTTCTCGCTGTGCTGCGTCCGCAGCGCGCGGAGTCCCGGCCGATGGTGTCGGTTCAGGAACACCGTGTCGGTCTCCGCGGCGTCGCAGATCGCCCGCTTGAAGTTCGCGTGCACCGGCGACTCCGCCGCCGAGACCATGACCGTGCCCATCTGCACGCCCTCGGCGCCGAGCGCGAACGCTGCGGCCATCGAGCGGCCGTCGCAAATTCCCCCGGCGGCGATCACGGGCACGCCGACGCGAGAGCAGACCAGCGGCAGCAGCACCATCGTGGCGACGTCGCGCGGGTTCTTGAATCCTCCGCCCTCGCCGCCCTCGACCACCAGACCGTCCACTCCGGCCTCGACCGCCTTCGCCGCGGCGCGAAGCGTGGGCACGACGTGGAACACGGTGAGCCCCGCGCTCTTCAGCTGCGCGGTGAGCTTCGACGGGTCTCCTGCCGAGGTGGTGACGAAGCGCACGCCCTGAGCCACGACGAAGTCCACGATCTTCGGATCGCGGACGAAGAGCTGCGCGATGTTCACTCCGAACGGCTTGTCGGTGAGGTCGCGCATCTTGCGGATCTCTTCGCGAACCGCGTCGAGCTCGCCGGAGGACGTCTCGATGATGCCCATCCCGCCGGCATTCGAGACCGCCGAGGCCAGCTCGGCGCGCGCGATCCAGCCCATCGGCGCCTGCACGATCGGGATCTCGACGCCGAGAAGCTCGGTCACGCGGTTCCGGATCCGCTTCATGCTCCACTCCTCGCGCGGCTCGAGACACGAAGGCCCCGGATCTCGCGATCCGGGGCCCCGTATTGCCCGCGTTCGAGCCGCTCTAGCGGCCCTTGTTCAGGCGCCCGATGTCGATGTAGCGCCGGATCTTGCCCTTGCTCGACAGCGGCGCTCCCGTGCTGTTCCAGAACTCGATCCGGTTTCCGGTGCCCGTCTGCACGTTCACGATGATGTCGCTGATCACGCGCAGGTCCTTCGGCTCCTTCACGCCCTCCCAGCCGGGATACCAGACGCCGTCGGAGGCCTTCGGATCCTTGTTCTTCACGCCGTCCCAGTCCTCGCTCCAGCGGTGGTTGTGCCAGATGATCTTCCACAGCTCCTTCTTGCGGTCGTACGCGAAGCTGTAGATCGGCTCGTAGGTCTGCTTGTCGATGAAGATGTCCTTGTGGTGGTACGGGTGGTCCTCGTTTCGCGGATCGAAGCGGACGATCCAGGCGTTGCGGACCTCCCAGCGGTCGCTCGCGAACGAGAAGCCGTAGGGGCCGAAGTTGTACGAGTCGGTGTACGGGTAGGCCATCGACTTGGTGTTCATCGGCGCGATCACCGTCTGCTCGCCGACGCACTTCCACTCGTACTGCGGAGGAATGCCCGAGAAGCTGCGCAGGTCGTCCATCGTGAAGTCGGTGCCCTGCACCGAGTCGGTGCGCTGCGCCGACGAGATGCGCCGCACGCGGCGAAGATCCGGTACGTACACCCAGGTGTCGTCGTTCTTCGCCTGCTTCAGCGGGCCGTCCGCCGACTTGTAGCGGTAGGTGAGGACCAGGATGCCGCGCGCGTCGAACGGCGCCTCGACCTCGATCCCGAACACGTTCAAGCGCTTCTCGTTGGGGAAGATGTCGCCCTTGTTTCCGTCGAGGTACTCGGGCTCGACCCGATTGGAGAGCGAGATCGCGCGCGCCGTGCCCTCGTAGTACAGCGGCAGCTGCTCGCCGCGATCCCAGTAGGTGTACGACCAGGTCGAATCGCTGCCGTCCCCGTTCCATGCCTTGTTGAAGTTCCAGATGATCTTCGCGGCGGCCTGCGGATCGCCCTTGCAGTCGATCGCGGCGGTATCGAAAGGCCGGCCGGCCACGAAGCCGTCCATCGCGCCGTCCGCGACGATCTTGGTCTGGCCCTTGAACTTCTCGCTGGCGGCCTTGAAGGCGTCGGCTTCGCTGTAGTCGCGCAGCGCGGGGCCGACCTCGAGCTGCATGCCCTCGTAGAAGAAGAACTCGCGGTTCTCCCAGAACTGCGCGGGCAGGAAGTCCTTCAGCTTCTCGAGCTGGTCGAAGGTGATCGTGTCACCTTCCTTGAAGGGCAGGTTCGGGAGCACGTCCTCGGAACCCTGTTCCGCGGCGAACGCGGTCGCCGAGACGGCTAGACAGAGCAGAATCGCTAGTTTGCGCATGAGTTCTCCCTGCGGGGCTGGCTGTGGCGTTGCGTGATACGGGTTTCGATTCGTGGCTGGATGCAGTCGCTGTGGGGATTTTCCGGGTTGGGACTCCGCACTCATGAACCCGCGAGCACCAGCGGTCCGGTGGGCCGAGGCGCTCCGCCGGCTGGCTCGAGCGTCACGGCCACCGTGACTGGACCGTCCAGGTCCTGCAAACGGGCGCTATCGTACTTGGCCTCTCCGGAGCTGTCAGATCGGAACAGGCCGGCGCTCTGCGGCTGCTCGCCGACGATCACCCAGAGCTGGTAGGTGCGGCCGTCGGGCACGGGCGGCAGATCGTAGGCGTACAGGATCAGCCGGCCGCTCGCGGGCTCGAGGTACGCCTTGGCCTGCGCGCGGCGGAATTCGCCCTGCCCCGCGAGCGCGAGGCTGCGCGCGAGCGGCGCCTCGATCGCCGCGACGATGCGCGAAAGCCCGCGAAGCCGCGTTTCGAGCGCGACACGCTGCGAGCGCTCGCGCTCCGCCTCGCGAACCAGCGCCCACGAGATGCTCTCCTCGTAGGCGAGCAGATCCTCGAGCTCCGCGCTGCGCTCGCGCTCGCGCGCGAGTCGGGCACCGAGCAGAGCCGAGGCTCCCGTCGATCCCAGGACGAGCACGATCGCCGCGGCGGCCAGCCAGCGGGCGCGCCACTGCTGGACCGGACGCCGCAGCTTGCGACCGCGCGGAGGAGCGAGGACGAGGAATCGGTCCGCTTCGCCG
This genomic window contains:
- a CDS encoding MotA/TolQ/ExbB proton channel family protein; this encodes MNQRGPTLDPVTETAVNVATQAAGAGEIASTFDTATILHLLWIGRLTVVPLALCSVIGLAVIIQQLVRYAGIDRRSRDLTRGVVDALVKHDLVTARSLCESAKTPLAGIFLEGLRWRNIALEDLNSVLATSRSEAITELRRGLWILGTIGSLAPFIGLFGTVWGILKAFHDMSVQGSGGFAVVAAGISEALVATAVGLLVAILALAAFNYLQVRAGAIAGVFARSCERLIQALLYVESASPAYAEEKSEEVRHGRPLPA
- a CDS encoding DUF1329 domain-containing protein, producing MSAESQPGKSPQRLHPATNRNPYHATPQPAPQGELMRKLAILLCLAVSATAFAAEQGSEDVLPNLPFKEGDTITFDQLEKLKDFLPAQFWENREFFFYEGMQLEVGPALRDYSEADAFKAASEKFKGQTKIVADGAMDGFVAGRPFDTAAIDCKGDPQAAAKIIWNFNKAWNGDGSDSTWSYTYWDRGEQLPLYYEGTARAISLSNRVEPEYLDGNKGDIFPNEKRLNVFGIEVEAPFDARGILVLTYRYKSADGPLKQAKNDDTWVYVPDLRRVRRISSAQRTDSVQGTDFTMDDLRSFSGIPPQYEWKCVGEQTVIAPMNTKSMAYPYTDSYNFGPYGFSFASDRWEVRNAWIVRFDPRNEDHPYHHKDIFIDKQTYEPIYSFAYDRKKELWKIIWHNHRWSEDWDGVKNKDPKASDGVWYPGWEGVKEPKDLRVISDIIVNVQTGTGNRIEFWNSTGAPLSSKGKIRRYIDIGRLNKGR
- a CDS encoding nitronate monooxygenase — translated: MKRIRNRVTELLGVEIPIVQAPMGWIARAELASAVSNAGGMGIIETSSGELDAVREEIRKMRDLTDKPFGVNIAQLFVRDPKIVDFVVAQGVRFVTTSAGDPSKLTAQLKSAGLTVFHVVPTLRAAAKAVEAGVDGLVVEGGEGGGFKNPRDVATMVLLPLVCSRVGVPVIAAGGICDGRSMAAAFALGAEGVQMGTVMVSAAESPVHANFKRAICDAAETDTVFLNRHHRPGLRALRTQHSEKLERLEKVELTELGRVLELYFGGDMEASIALAGQVAGRIESVRPVAEILRETMREFGEVAERLGGLVSA
- a CDS encoding biopolymer transporter ExbD; the encoded protein is MAARSLPSGDDADGDGIVAEINITPLTDIFLVLLIIFMVTTSVVSNQGKEVDLPSSAVASTTPSGVSVTVTAVGGIEVDGVEVAEANLPSVLKAALDKAREKIVILRGDKKVLLGQAVNILDIAQEAGAQGIALATKPPAPGES
- a CDS encoding anti-sigma factor — its product is MSEHAELLEIAELYAIGGLADEERARLEQHLADGCAECQAVLRANLDVASELLLATAPAPPASTVREGLLARVRGEADRFLVLAPPRGRKLRRPVQQWRARWLAAAAIVLVLGSTGASALLGARLARERERSAELEDLLAYEESISWALVREAERERSQRVALETRLRGLSRIVAAIEAPLARSLALAGQGEFRRAQAKAYLEPASGRLILYAYDLPPVPDGRTYQLWVIVGEQPQSAGLFRSDSSGEAKYDSARLQDLDGPVTVAVTLEPAGGAPRPTGPLVLAGS